A region of Anolis carolinensis isolate JA03-04 unplaced genomic scaffold, rAnoCar3.1.pri scaffold_7, whole genome shotgun sequence DNA encodes the following proteins:
- the cfd gene encoding complement factor D: MLSAVGIVLFCSAIGAYGRPRGRILGGRETAPHAMPYMASLQEGGKHICGGFLISQEWVLSAAHCLEDTANGTFQVLLGAHSLTAPEPNKRLYGVRRLAAHPGSSEETNEDDLLLVQLSEPATLGPDVKTLPLQSEDRELPARTFCLAAGWGFTKNTGQRPDRLQWAELPTMSRAECNERRFHDGEITPRMMCTEVKSVRRDTCKGDSGGPLVCHGVAEGVVTAGSRVCGNWRKPGIYTRVAPYLPWINGVMASPN, encoded by the exons ATGCTGTCGGCGGTCGGGATCGTTTTATTCTGCAGCGCCATTGGCGCCTATG GCCGGCCCCGGGGCCGCATCTTGGGGGGCCGAGAGACCGCCCCGCACGCCATGCCCTACATGGCCTCCCTGCAAGAAGGCGGGAAACACATCTGCGGAGGGTTCCTCATCTCCCAGGAGTGGGTGCTGAGTGCGGCCCACTGCTTGGAAGACAC GGCCAACGGGACCTTCCAGGTGCTCTTAGGGGCCCATTCGCTCACGGCCCCCGAACCCAACAAGCGCCTCTACGGGGTCCGCCGCTTGGCCGCCCACCCCGGGAGCAGCGAGGAGACCAACGAGGACGACCTCCTTCTCGTCCAG CTGTCCGAGCCGGCCACCCTGGGCCCCGACGTGAAGACTTTGCCGCTCCAAAGCGAGGACCGGGAATTGCCGGCGAGGACCTTCTGCCTGGCGGCCGGGTGGGGCTTCACCAAGAACACCGGGCAGCGGCCGGACCGGCTGCAGTGGGCCGAGCTGCCCACCATGAGCCGGGCCGAGTGCAACGAGCGGCGCTTCCACGACGGGGAGATCACGCCCAGGATGATGTGCACCGAGGTCAAGAGCGTGCGCAGAGACACCTGCAAG GGCGACTCCGGAGGGCCCCTGGTTTGCCACGGCGTGGCCGAAGGCGTGGTGACGGCCGGATCCCGTGTCTGCGGCAACTGGAGGAAGCCGGGCATTTACACGCGTGTCGCCCCGTACTTGCCGTGGATCAACGGCGTCATGGCCTCTCCCAACTAA